Proteins encoded together in one Cicer arietinum cultivar CDC Frontier isolate Library 1 chromosome 4, Cicar.CDCFrontier_v2.0, whole genome shotgun sequence window:
- the LOC101499791 gene encoding ABC transporter B family member 13-like has translation MEEVELACNESSSSNLEYKKREEINSKVKSVSFFGLFSAADRTDCVLMFVGSVGAFVHGAALPVFFVLFGRMIDSLGHLSNKPHKLSQQISQYALYLVYLGLVVLVSAWMGVAFWMQTGERQTARLRLKYLQSVLKKDINFFDNEARDANIIFHISSDAILVQDAIGDKTGHAMRYLSQFIVGFGIGFTSVWQLTLLTLAVVPFIAIAGGAYTMIMSTLSEKGEAAYAEAGKVAEEVISQVRTVYSFVGEEKAVGSYSKSLDKALKLGKKSGFAKGVGVGFTYGLLFCAWALLLWYAGILVRHHKTNGGKAFTTIINVIFSGFALGQAAPNLGSIAKGRAAAANIMNMIASVSESSKRLDDGTVLPQVAGKIDFCEVCFAYPSRSNMIFENLSFSVNAGKTVAVVGPSGSGKSTIISLIQRFYEPSSGKILLDGYDLKNVQLRWLREQMGLVSQEPALFATTIAGNILFGKEDADMNQIIEAAKAANAHSFIAGLPQGYNTQVGEGGTQLSGGQKQRIAIARAVLRNPKILLLDEATSALDAESEIIVEQALEKIMLNRTTIIVAHRLSTIRDVDTIIVLKNGQVAESGSHLELMSKNGEYVSLVSLQASQNFTSSSSISRSGSSRNSSFRELADNLNNGEESSLNTARELKSSDQSLTSNNASIPSMLDLLKLNAPEWPYAVLGSVGAILAGMEAPLFALGITHILTAFYSPQISKIKQEVAHVALIFVGVAVVTIPIYLLQHYFYSLMGERLTARVRLLMFSAILTNEVAWFDLDENNTGSLTAMLAADATLVRSTLADRLSTIVQNVALTVTAFVIAFTLSWKLTLVVAACLPLLIGASITEQLFLKGFGGDYSHAYSKATSLAREAIANIRTVAAFGAEDRISIQFASELNKPNKQAFLRGHISGFGYGVTQLFAFCSYALGLWYASVLIKKKESNFGDIMKSFMVLIITALAIAETLALTPDIVKGSQALGSVFSILYRRTAINPNDRNNKMITEVKGEVKFQNVCFKYPMRPDITIFQNLNLRVSAGKSLAVVGQSGSGKSTVIALVMRFYDPNSGSVLIDGCDIKDLNLRSLRQRIGLVQQEPALFSTTVYENIKYGKEEASEVEVMKAARAANAHEFISRMPEGYRTEVGERGVQLSGGQKQRVAIARAILKDPSILLLDEATSALDTVSERLVQEALDKLMEGRTTILVAHRLSTVRDADSIAVLQHGKVAEMGSHDRLMAKPGSIYKQLVSLQQQDT, from the exons atgGAAGAAGTGGAGTTAGCTTGTAATGAGTCTTCTTCTTCAAATTTGGAATATAAAAAAAGGGAAGAAATTAATAGTAAAGTGAAGAGTGTTTCATTTTTTGGATTGTTTAGTGCAGCTGATAGAACAGATTGTGTGTTAATGTTTGTTGGAAGTGTTGGTGCATTTGTTCATGGTGCTGCTCTTcctgttttctttgttttgtttgGACGTATGATTGATTCTTTGGGTCACCTTTCTAACAAACCTCACAAATTGTCCCAACAAATTTCACAG TATGCTTTGTACTTGGTGTATCTTGGACTAGTTGTTCTAGTTTCTGCTTGGATGG GTGTTGCATTCTGGATGCAAACAGGGGAAAGACAAACGGCACGGTTGAGGTTAAAATATTTACAGTCAGTACTCAAGAAGGATATTAATTTCTTTGATAATGAAGCAAGAGATGCCAATATAATTTTCCACATATCTAGTGATGCAATATTGGTACAAGATGCAATTGGTGACAAG ACAGGACATGCAATGCGTTACCTTTCACAATTCATAGTTGGATTTGGCATTGGATTTACATCAGTGTGGCAGCTTACACTACTCACCTTGGCTGTTGTTCCATTCATAGCTATAGCAGGAGGAGCTTACACAATGATTATGTCTACTTTATCAGAAAAGGGTGAAGCTGCTTATGCTGAAGCAGGAAAAGTTGCAGAAGAGGTCATTTCTCAAGTGCGTACAGTTTACTCATTTGTAGGAGAAGAAAAAGCTGTTGGTTCATACTCAAAGTCACTTGATAAGGCTTTGAAGTTGGGAAAGAAGAGTGGTTTTGCAAAAGGTGTTGGAGTTGGATTTACATATGGACTATTGTTCTGTGCTTGGGCATTGCTTCTTTGGTATGCAGGCATACTTGTTAGACATCATAAAACAAATGGAGGGAAAGCTTTCACAACAATTATCAATGTCATCTTTAGTGGATT TGCTCTTGGTCAAGCTGCTCCAAACCTTGGTTCAATTGCGAAAGGGCGTGCAGCTGCGGCGAATATCATGAACATGATTGCATCTGTTTCAGAATCATCTAAAAGGTTGGATGATGGCACTGTGTTGCCACAAGTAGCAgggaaaattgatttttgtgaGGTTTGCTTTGCTTACCCTTCAAGAAGCAATATGATCTTTGAAAATTTGAGCTTCTCAGTGAATGCTGGAAAGACAGTAGCAGTTGTTGGTCCAAGTGGTTCTGGAAAAAGCACAATCATTTCTCTTATTCAAAGGTTCTATGAACCCTCTTCAG GTAAGATCCTGTTGGATGGATATGACTTAAAGAATGTTCAACTGAGATGGCTGAGAGAACAAATGGGTTTGGTGAGTCAAGAACCAGCACTATTTGCCACAACAATAGCTGGAAACATTTTGTTTGGAAAAGAAGATGCCGACATGAATCAAATCATTGAAGCTGCCAAGGCTGCAAATGCTCATTCCTTCATTGCAGGATTACCTCAAGGTTATAATACTCAG GTTGGAGAGGGTGGCACACAACTTTCTGGGGGACAAAAACAAAGAATTGCTATAGCAAGAGCAGTGCTCAGAAACCCGAAAATATTGCTTTTGGATGAGGCCACCAGTGCATTGGATGCTGAATCAGAAATCATTGTTGAGCAGGCATTGgaaaaaataatgttaaacCGGACAACAATAATTGTTGCACATCGATTGTCCACCATACGCGATGTAGATACAATTATTGTGTTGAAGAACGGTCAGGTTGCTGAAAGTGGGAGTCATTTGGAATTGATGTCAAAAAATGGCGAGTATGTGAGTCTGGTGAGTTTGCAGGCATCACAAAATTTCACAAGCTCTAGCTCAATATCTCGCTCGGGAAGTTCGAGAAATTCTAGTTTTCGAGAACTTGCAGACAATCTAAACAATGGAGAGGAGTCGAGTTTGAATACAGCAAGAGAACTGAAATCAAGTGATCAAAGCCTGACATCAAACAATGCTTCCATTCCATCCATGTTGGATCTGCTGAAACTGAATGCTCCAGAGTGGCCCTATGCAGTTCTTGGGTCAGTAGGTGCTATTTTGGCTGGCATGGAAGCTCCTCTTTTTGCCCTTGGAATCACACACATTTTGACTGCATTTTACTCTCCTCAAATTTCCAAGATCAAGCAAGAAGTTGCTCATGTAGCTCTTATATTTGTTGGTGTTGCTGTTGTTACCATACCTATTTATCTATTGCAACACTACTTCTATTCCTTAATGGGAGAGCGTCTCACTGCCCGCGTACGTTTATTAATGTTCTCAG CTATTCTTACCAATGAAGTAGCATGGTTTGATTTGGATGAGAACAATACTGGCTCACTGACAGCAATGCTAGCTGCGGATGCAACATTAGTAAGAAGCACTCTAGCTGATAGGCTCTCAACCATTGTGCAAAATGTAGCTCTCACTGTAACAGCATTTGTTATTGCCTTCACATTGAGTTGGAAACTAACATTAGTTGTTGCAGCTTGCCTTCCCCTTCTCATCGGAGCTTCCATCACAGAG CAATTATTTCTTAAGGGATTTGGTGGAGATTACAGCCATGCTTACTCTAAAGCAACTTCTTTGGCTCGTGAAGCTATTGCCAACATACGTACTGTCGCTGCTTTTGGTGCAGAAGATCGAATATCAATCCAATTTGCATCTGAACTGAACAAACCTAACAAGCAGGCATTTCTAAGAGGCCACATATCAGGTTTTGGCTATGGTGTGACACAGCTGTTTGCTTTTTGCTCCTATGCACTTGGCCTTTGGTATGCGTCCGTTTTGATCAAGAAAAAAGAGTCGAATTTCGGAGATATCATGAAGTCCTTTATGGTCTTAATCATCACAGCTCTTGCAATAGCAGAAACACTAGCTCTTACACCAGATATTGTCAAAGGGTCACAAGCACTAGGATCAGTTTTCAGTATCCTCTATAGGAGAACAGCCATCAACCCGAACGACCGCAATAACAAGATGATAACTGAAGTAAAAGGAGAAGTAAAGTTTCAAAATGTGTGCTTCAAGTATCCAATGAGACCTGACATCACCATATTTCAGAACTTGAACCTTAGAGTTTCAGCAGGGAAGAGTCTTGCAGTAGTAGGACAAAGCGGTTCGGGGAAGAGCACTGTGATTGCTCTTGTAATGCGATTTTATGACCCGAATTCCGGGTCAGTTTTGATAGATGGATGTGATATAAAAGACTTAAACTTGAGATCCTTAAGGCAGAGAATAGGATTGGTTCAGCAAGAACCTGCTTTGTTCTCTACTACAGTTTATGAAAACATCAAATATGGAAAAGAGGAGGCATCAGAAGTAGAAGTAATGAAGGCAGCCAGAGCAGCAAATGCTCATGAGTTCATCAGTAGAATGCCGGAAGGTTACAGAACCGAGGTTGGTGAGAGAGGAGTGCAGTTATCAGGTGGACAAAAACAAAGGGTAGCAATTGCTAGAGCTATTCTGAAAGATCCATCCATTCTTCTGTTGGATGAAGCAACAAGTGCATTGGACACAGTATCAGAGAGGCTTGTACAAGAGGCTCTTGATAAGCTTATGGAAGGTCGAACAACGATTTTGGTAGCTCACAGGCTCTCAACTGTTCGTGATGCAGACAGCATTGCAGTGTTGCAACATGGAAAGGTTGCAGAAATGGGAAGTCATGACAGGCTTATGGCCAAACCAGGAAGTATCTATAAGCAACTGGTTAGTCTACAGCAACAAGACACTTAA